Proteins found in one Mangifera indica cultivar Alphonso chromosome 15, CATAS_Mindica_2.1, whole genome shotgun sequence genomic segment:
- the LOC123197726 gene encoding kanadaptin-like: protein MTATTMPPPPSKPAAEEPGTSSTSTSTTTTTTTIAPMAPPPPKNPNPEASSENPSVDTKEQDKSNSVTQHGSVPYKIPEWSGPPCHNFYFEVLKDGFIVDQFDVCKKGAYMFGRVDLCDFVLEHPTISRFHAVIQFKRSGEAYLYDVGSTHGTFINKYQVQKMVYVDLRVGDVIRFGQSSRLYIFQGPSDLMPPEKDLKIIRESKIRQELLDQENSLQRARVDASLADGISWGMGEDAVEEAEDDIDEVTWQTYKGQLTEKQEKTREKVTKRIGKIAHMKREIDQIRAKDIAQGGLTQGQQTQIARNEQRITQLMEELENLEETLNDSIRESIGARSGKISRGKKMGDAEDDEEYLSDDDDEFYDRTKKRAPIRKSGENQSVETADTLLDKRDAIMKEMEDKKVLLEKEKNKMASETSVETESGDALDAFMSGLSSQLVLDETVQLQKEISTLQSELDRIFYLLKIADPAGEAAKRRDSKAQEPKPLKSELPVTSVKKKAPEEPKESRSGESVNVSMQKETTPVTPVESNKKLEVDKVVSDTNEEKTGAYTIAKPQWLGAIEDMETQEAPKEEATLNIEEPDQFVGYKDRQKMLSKSDDALLKVDSRIESTTSGLILRKKLPVEQPEGIENKALDQSTTSSVGTELKAEDAVALLLKHKRGYHGEDDEGNYESGEMPGENQPRKDKKKPKRVLGPEKPAFLNSSSDYESWVPPEGQSGDGRTALNERYGY from the exons ATGACGGCAACCACCATGCCTCCTCCACCGTCCAAACCCGCCGCCGAAGAACCCGGCACCTCgtcaacatcaacatcaacaacgACGACGACGACAACGATAGCCCCTATGGCCCCACCCCCTCCCAAGAACCCTAACCCTGAAGCGAGTTCTGAAAACCCCTCAGTGGATACTAAAGAACAAGACAAATCAAATTCCGTTACTCAGCATGGCTCCGTGCCCTACAAGATTCCTGAATGGAGTGGACCTCCCTGTCATAATTTCTACTTCGAGGTCCTCAAGGATGGCTTCATTGTTGATCAATTCGACGT GTGCAAGAAGGGGGCTTACATGTTTGGACGTGTGGACCTCTGTGATTTTGTTCTTGAGCACCCTACCATTTCTCGCTTTCATGCAG TTATTCAGTTTAAGAGAAGTGGAGAGGCATATCTGTATGATGTTGGCAGTACTCATGGTACTTTTATTAACAAGTATCAG GTGCAGAAAATGGTTTATGTGGACCTACGTGTTGGTGATGTCATTCGTTTTGGCCA GTCATCTCGATTATACATTTTTCAGGGACCATCTGACTTGATGCCACCA GAAAAGGACTTGAAAATAATTAGAGAATCTAAGATCCGACAAGAGTTGTTAGATCAAGAGAATTCACTTCAACGAGCAAGAGTGGATGCATCTCTTGCTGATGGTATTTCATGGGGCATGGGAGAAGATGCTGTTGAAGAAGCTGag GATGATATTGATGAAGTAACTTGGCAAACTTATAAAGGACAGCTTACAGAGAAGCAGGAAAAAACCCGTGAGAAAGTAACAAAGAGGATTGGAAAG ATAGCTCATATGAAGAGAGAAATAGATCAAATTCGTGCTAAAGATATTGCTCAAGGTGGGTTAACACAGGGCCAACAAACTCAGATTGCTAGGAATGAACAAAGAATAACACAG CTCATGGAAGAACTTGAAAACTTGGAAGAGACATTAAACGATAGTATACGTGAAAGTATTGGTGCGCGATCTGGAAAGATATCTCGTGGCAAGAAAATGGGAGATgcagaagatgatgaagagtatttgag tgatgatgatgatgaattctaTGACCGGACAAAGAAGCGGGCGCCCATTCGGAAATCTGGTGAAAACCAATCAGTTGAAACTGCTGATACTCTTCTTGACAAGAGAgatgcaatcatgaaagaaatgGAAGACAAGAAAGTGTTGCTTGAGAAAGAGAAGAACAAAATGGCATCAGAAACTTCAGTAGAAACTGAATCTGGAGATGCACTTGATGCCTTCATGTCTGGACTTTCATCTCAGCTAG TGCTTGATGAAACAGTACAACTTCAGAAGGAAATATCAACTCTACAATCCGAACTGGATAGGATCTTCTACTTGTTGAAAATTGCTGATCCGGCTGGAGAAGCTGCTAAAAGAAGAGATTCAAAAGCACAGGAGCCAAAACCCCTCAAATCCGAACTGCCAGTTACTTCTGTCAAGAAGAAAGCTCCGGAGGAACCCAAGGAAAGTAGATCAGGAGAATCAGTAAATGTCTCCATGCAGAAAGAGACAACTCCAGTCACTCCTGTGGAATCAAACAAGAAGCTTGAAGTTGACAAGGTTGTCAGTGATACAAATGAGGAGAAAACTGGTGCTTATACTATTGCAAAGCCTCAATGGCTTGGGGCTATAGAGGACATGGAAACACAGGAAGCCCCAAAGGAAGAGGCTACTTTAAATATTGAAGAGCCTGATCAATTTGTAGGCTACAAGGACAGACAAAAAATGCTGAGCAAATCAGATGATGCTTTGCTGAAGGTGGACTCTAGGATTGAGTCCACTACCTCTGGTCTGATTCTAAGGAAAAAGCTCCCAGTTGAGCAGCCTGAAGGTATTGAAAATAAAGCTCTTGATCAGTCAACGACTTCTTCTGTTGGAACTGAACTGAAGGCTGAGGATGCTGTGGCACTTCTATTGAAACATAAAAGAGGGTATCATGGAGAAGATGATGAGGGAAATTACGAGAGTGGAGAAATGCCGGGTGAGAATCAACCgagaaaagataagaaaaagCCTAAACGAGTGCTTGGGCCTGAGAAGCCTGCATTTCTCAATAGCAGTTCAGACTATGAATCATGGGTGCCTCCTGAAG GACAATCCGGAGATGGACGAACTGCACTTAATGAGCGATATGGGTACTGA